DNA sequence from the Oryza brachyantha chromosome 5, ObraRS2, whole genome shotgun sequence genome:
AGTAAGAAAAGGGAGTGCCCAAACACTGAAATATATTCAGTTCTCATCCCGGTGTCCCGCTTTCGGGTATTGCTACGGTATGTGATCCGGAACTCCTCAGATGGTGATAAGTGTTCAACTCTCCTATTATCAAAATGTGTTGCTTGGAAATCTTCAAAATTAAGAACATTGACAGTAGCATCCTTGTAAGAATTTCTGATGAACCAATTCTTAAATGCAAAAAAGTTCTGTGCATCAGTAATAACATGAAAAACCATATTTGCTGATTCCTGAAATACTGAAAAGAATTGGTGAGTGACATGATGCAGAATTTCCATATGGTCAACAGCctacattataaaaaaatatcatacctCAGAATTTATCACAGTCGAGTTGACAGTCATGGAAGATGCAAGAAGGTTAGTAGAGAAAATAACATAGTGCTGGAGAACTGGATTTTCAAGCTTTTGCGTATCAGAGTGCTCCATGTCAGCAAACGACTTAAAGTAGTCTACTGTCAATCTCATCGAAAGGCAATGGAGGGTCTTAGGCAATGTCTGAACTCCAAGCCTGTAAAGATATGCACCTTGTCTTGCATGAAAATGAGCTTCATCCTCAGTCATATCAAGCAATTGCCTCAGCTTTTTCTCAAAGGTAGTGCATTCTGTTGGAGATGATTTTGCTGCAGCTATTGTCTTTGCCATCTTTGCCATATTGACTCCATGACTTCAAAAGTAACAAAGCATCACTACATGAGCAAACTCTACAactatgcaaaaaaaatgttgtgtcAAGTAAGTATGTATAGAATATTGAGACATCAGATCATCAGTCCACTCATTTAGAACTTGCTGCTACAAATATTATAATCTGTTAATCCTAATATCACAGTTCAAACTAGACTGCCAAAATATTTCCTGAAATAAGAACTATAAAACATCTTGGGTGAGGGAAGGTATAAATCCTAAGCAATCCTTCAGTAATGCTCAATCAAGTGTATCCTTTCAATTAAGCACAACAGTTTAGAAGGATTTAGTTAACCATTGCTTGATGCAAAGCCAGGCTGCTAGAATACCCAACATTTTTATGTGTGGGAAACTACAGAGTTTTGAAGTTAATCGTACCGTGCCTTATGGATTAAAGATAGTGACTTAATAATGAAAAGTAAAGAAAGTACTTATGTAAGATTACTTACAGTTTAGGAAGATCAGCATCACATATGGCTTCACTGAGTATGTGCTCATGCTCTTGGATACTTTGCTTCATTTCCTGTGAAAGTTTTTCCATCCCCTCAAGTTTTGCAATGCTTGGATAGTAAGCTCTTGCAACAAAGAGCTGATCTTTAAGTCTCTTCACTATAGAATCTTTCATTAATTCCTTGCGTTCTACAGACCAAACACAATAGCTTCCCAATTCTAGCTGGCAGGATTTTATACTCTCATCACCAGGTAAACCTTGTTCAAAATTCTCCTTATGATCAGCATCAGTAATCTGAAAAAgtaagtgaaaataaaatacaaagatCAAACAAGAATGTATGTAATATATGGTAGTTCTGCCAGACTACAACAAGTTACAAAGGATTCTTGAGATGTTTCTTCAAAATATTGCAAAAGCAATGTGCATATTGCATAACCTGCTCACATATTCATGTGAAATGGCAAGTATATGTACTGCATGAACAGACAAGGGCATGTCAAAATAATTGTAAAGCATGTTAGCTCTTACATTCAATAATGGTGAATCGTCAAAAATCACGACTTGCTCGATAAGGTCTGCACGTTAAAAGAGGAATTAAAGTTGTACCTTtgtatctaaattttttatactaaataaGTGGACATCAAATGGGCCCTGCTTACCTGGATGGATTGAGGTATTGCTAATTGGTTTGTCAATATTTGGTTGACTGTTGATCCAATTGCTCTCTGCCTCAGAATTACTGGTATTTGTTTTACTCAAGTCCTGTCAACGAACATCTAGATGACTTGGCAATTGCAATTAAAATATGCATGATTTGATAAATAGACAAGATTTGCAGGATGATAAAATGTAAACTTTCAAAGCATACTGATAGTAGAAGTTGAGAACCCCCTTAAGCTCTGCCATGCCAAAAAGATAGGAACCAACGCCTTGATTGCAGTATAAATGCAAAAGGGGGCCATGTGAAACAAGATCAAAGACAAGGCAACATCAGATTGACATTTCCAGAAAAATGGGGTCATGGACCATGTACTTGTTAGATTGATCTCCAGTCTTATTAGCCCAACGGCTAATAGGCCTTGGTCGCGCCCTGATCGGGGGCGTCCAGCCCAAGTAGGCTGGTGGGCCCCTGTCACCCTGCGCTATATAAACAGGGGGTGGAGGCTGGCTCGGCACGTGTTCCAGAGTTCGCCGCCACCACTCCACCCCACAAACCCTAATCCGATCAAGGGAGGCGCAGCCAGCGACGGGatacgccaccgccgcgcctcaGCCTCGCCGGAGCCGCCACGACCGGGATATCACCGACCACTGCCGCCGCTGTCAGCTCCAAGCTAAACaacggcgacgatggccggatcgtcttcttcctctgcGAGCGGCTCCACTGGTCGGTGctctaaccctaaccctagttTTACCACCCGTGCAAATGTTGTTCTTCCATTCCAAATAGTATACCTGATCGATGCTAGACCTAGGTGATCCCAAATAGATTCTAACAGTACTGAAAGGCAATGCCACTCAAACACTACCCATGAGACCACAATTGGCATGACAACCACGCACAACAAGCACATTACttggataaaatttctcgcacgaggaaagagaagaaacaGTTGCGTCCTATTCGTGCAGATGCAAACCTTTTCAATTAATGGTGGAAATTTGTTCATGTCGTTGAATGGCAACCTGTCATTTTcctgaaagaaagaaaaacacgcATCACTGATCCAAAGATTAAATTCTCTTCCAAGAGTAGCCCACTGGCCATCATTGACAATACCCTGATTAAGATAAAGACAACTAACCACACGCCCATGTGATTGGGACATTTCAGGTAACGGAACAAAAATATCCCAGAAATGGCAATGATGAGCATCCCTACCTGCGAGGTGTTCAGCTTCCAGCTACCACCCTCACGGCCTCCAAACACCTGTGCATCAGAAAagtgggggaaaaaaaatcttaatagCAATGGATTAAACAAACCAAATGGATTAAGCATGAGCTAAGTAATTTCAATCTCAATTGGCACTCACCGACACGGCGCCCTCGTCGGCCAAATACACTGCGACATCAAAagccaaacagaaaaaaaaaatgagtcaGGAGAACTTGGAGAAGAAGAGTTGAGGCATCCTGAGATCATTGGCAAGCCAGTGAACCGGACGAGGAGCCCAGATCTGTGAGCGGAGAGACTTAAGAGATAGGTAGGGTTTTTGGCGTGGGTACGGACTGGACGGGAAGCGCTGGTGGAGGCCGAGCAGCACGGCGAGCGGCACGCCGACGGAGAGGAACAGCAGCGCAAGCGCGGCGCTCGCGGCTGCCACGCTCCTCCAGCGCCTCTTCGCCGGGGTCGCGCCGCCCGCCTGGCCGCCCTTCATCCCGCCCTTCGTCTGCGCGGGGCAAAGCAGCTTAGCCCCGCCCCTccccaccccctcccccccaccccctcccGGGGGACAACGGGAGGAGCTCGCAGACCTCGGCTCACGCCGGACTACAGGCGGGCACGGCGGTGGCCCTCGCTCGaaggccggcgcggcgaggaggaggaggcggcggcggcggcgaggccgcgcATTTGCTCGTGCGCCTCGGAGTTCGTGCGGCGAATCGAGCCGTCctttggatatttttttttcttttttggttttttgggCGGAGCGGGCTGAGATGAGATGACTGTGATGCACGTTGAACGTTGGGCCCGGGCCTACCACAGCGTGGAGCACTACTACATTGAGCTGCGTGCGGCCCGTTTTAGTTGGGCCAGGACAGAGCGGGAGGCCCATCTAGTATGGGCCTGAACAGTAGTCTAGCGTACGTTTGGGCCATAGTATGGGCCATGTTGTCGTGCCTTTCAGTTCGCTGTCGAGCGGCGCCATGAGCCCATGACCGTCAATTAGAACCCCTACTACCAAAAAATGACATCGTTGTTTAGacaagatttaattaaatttataaaatctaacaaGTTTATGATACTTTTCTAGTAGAATATATGTGCATCATTTTTCTTGCATTTAAACTAATTATTTAAGAAATCATTGACAATcggaatttttgaattttaatcaaatcttattttaagcgataaatatttttgatggaGTTAGAGAAGTAGTAGCTAGAGCGGACAATTGCAGGTGGTGTTCGGATCATGACTATGGTTAGTCACGCCATGTATTAGATGTATCTTTATTGGATAGGTGTTTGGTTGATTGTTGCCCCTGTGTCGAACAACACTTTTCTAGCCGCTGTTTGGCATATCATAGGCATATATTTTAGACAAGCTATATCACACTTGTGATTTATTGGCGATACTTTGTGTGGACATTGCAAATTATAGGCTGTGACAAAGCTATCCTAAGGTTGAGCAGTAGAAGgcaatatgcatatattttcgACTTGAAACACTGAAAAAGCATCAaacacatgcaaaaaaaatgctctgtTCTGTTTAAAACTCAGGATCTAGGTATGAGATGGatgaaatcatatatttataataactcCACCATTACAATGGTTTTTAGAGGGCATATCGAAATTACATCCAGCTGACGACGGCGCTcagtttcttcttcttcttcttcttcttcttcttcttcttcttgatctCTTCCTAGGACGTTATACACTCCTCTttgttgttcttctttttggTGTGTGTGGGACGTACATGCAATGCAAGCACGAGCCCCAGTTGCTTATTCCGCCGAGTTAAgcaaagcagaaaaaaaatggcagaGAACAACAGAAGAGAATGTTCATGGCGTGATTGGTTCGACGGGCAATCAGGCGGGGAGGtaggacggcggcagcggcagcccGACGACCTTGCCGCAGCGGAGGCCGTTCTCCGGCATGTTGTACTCGTCGCGCagcgacctcgccggcgagacGACGCTGATGTAGAGCTGCTCCCCGAGGTAGTGCCTCTCCCAGATGTTGGACCTCACGTTCCACATCCCGGCGTTGTCGAACGTCAGCATGATCGCCGTCCACGACCTCGGGTACACCTGGACCGAGTGCCGGCTCACCGCGTCGAGCAGGTTGTACGTCTTCCTCTCCGCCGGCGTCCACTTCCCCGGCCCCATCCTGCGCCACCACCGGCCGCCGGTCAGCAGCAGATATCTATCAgcttgcgtgcgtgcgtgtgtgtgttACTGTTACGACGAGCGAAGAGAACACGCGCCGACATACCCGGCGGCGAAGAAGGCGTAGCCGTCGAGGTGGACGGAGTCCATGCTCTTCTCGGGGTTCTCGAAGACGACCTCGATGAAGGTGCGGAACTCGGCGGTGATGACGTTGGGGACGAGGTGGAGGGGGCCGTTCACGGCGGGGGGCACGTCGCTCATCTGGTTGTACCTGAACACGCCGTCGGTGACGTTGAAGTACTCGGCGAGCTTGAGCGGGGTGTCGGCGTCGACGTGGGAGACGCCATTGAAGCCGTAGCGGAGCTTGCCGTCGATGTGGCCGCGGGAGATGAGGAGCTTGATGGTGCGGGTGATGTTGATCTGGCCGTAGTGGTAGGACCCCTGCGGGTTGGGGCGGGCGGCGCTGGCCGTCAGGTTCCACCGGAACGACCTCCACTGGTTGACCGACCAGGcccagccggccggcggctccggcacgttcgccgccggcggggtgTTCGAGCCGGCGTAGCGGATCACGGCGGACACCGACTTGGCGTCGTGGATGAACCGCGTGGACGCCACCATGTAGTAGTCGCCGGGCTTCTggtcggcgtcgacgaggaCGGAGAGGCACTGGCCAACGTGCACGTCGAGCGAGTCGTACATGTCCTGCAGCGTGTGCGAGCCCTCCATCTCCACGAGCTTCATGTCGTGGCCCTGGATGCGGAAGTTGAGCGACGCCTTGATGCCGACGTTGCAGACGCGGAGCCGGTACGTCTTGCCGGCCTCCACGGTGAAcatgggcgcggcggcggcgtccttgCCGCCCTTCCCGTTGATGAGCACCCCCGCGGGGCGGCCGAA
Encoded proteins:
- the LOC102705079 gene encoding probable galacturonosyltransferase 7 isoform X2 yields the protein MSQSHGRVENDRLPFNDMNKFPPLIEKDLSKTNTSNSEAESNWINSQPNIDKPISNTSIHPDLIEQVVIFDDSPLLNITDADHKENFEQGLPGDESIKSCQLELGSYCVWSVERKELMKDSIVKRLKDQLFVARAYYPSIAKLEGMEKLSQEMKQSIQEHEHILSEAICDADLPKLHGVNMAKMAKTIAAAKSSPTECTTFEKKLRQLLDMTEDEAHFHARQGAYLYRLGVQTLPKTLHCLSMRLTVDYFKSFADMEHSDTQKLENPVLQHYVIFSTNLLASSMTVNSTVINSEESANMVFHVITDAQNFFAFKNWFIRNSYKDATVNVLNFEDFQATHFDNRRVEHLSPSEEFRITYRSNTRKRDTGMRTEYISVFGHSLFLLPELFSNLKRVIVLEDDTIVQRDLSLIWNLDLEGKVIGAVQSCRVRLWHLKPYLVEFPYDASSCIWMSGVSVIDLSKWREHDVTGVHNQVLQKLQHGTEASWRAAVLPAGLLAFQNLVHPIEAQWIQSGLGHDYGVNHGAIKKAGILHYNGNMKPWLELGIPRYRKYWKRYLPRDDPFMIDCNVNP
- the LOC102704421 gene encoding L-ascorbate oxidase homolog, which translates into the protein MTTTTTRVAAAAAGVLLVAVALAGVVRGEDPYVFFDWKVTYGTKTLLDAPQKVILINGEFPGPRINCSSNNNIVVNVFNELDEPLLFTWNGMQHRKNSWQDGLPGTQCPIAPGTNFTYKWQPKDQIGSFFYFPSIGMQRAAGGYGGISVVSRLLIPVPFDPPADDHMVLVGDWYVKDHAAMAKMLDSGKNFGRPAGVLINGKGGKDAAAAPMFTVEAGKTYRLRVCNVGIKASLNFRIQGHDMKLVEMEGSHTLQDMYDSLDVHVGQCLSVLVDADQKPGDYYMVASTRFIHDAKSVSAVIRYAGSNTPPAANVPEPPAGWAWSVNQWRSFRWNLTASAARPNPQGSYHYGQINITRTIKLLISRGHIDGKLRYGFNGVSHVDADTPLKLAEYFNVTDGVFRYNQMSDVPPAVNGPLHLVPNVITAEFRTFIEVVFENPEKSMDSVHLDGYAFFAAGMGPGKWTPAERKTYNLLDAVSRHSVQVYPRSWTAIMLTFDNAGMWNVRSNIWERHYLGEQLYISVVSPARSLRDEYNMPENGLRCGKVVGLPLPPSYLPA
- the LOC102705079 gene encoding probable galacturonosyltransferase 7 isoform X1 produces the protein MKGGQAGGATPAKRRWRSVAAASAALALLFLSVGVPLAVLLGLHQRFPSMYLADEGAVSVFGGREGGSWKLNTSQENDRLPFNDMNKFPPLIEKDLSKTNTSNSEAESNWINSQPNIDKPISNTSIHPDLIEQVVIFDDSPLLNITDADHKENFEQGLPGDESIKSCQLELGSYCVWSVERKELMKDSIVKRLKDQLFVARAYYPSIAKLEGMEKLSQEMKQSIQEHEHILSEAICDADLPKLHGVNMAKMAKTIAAAKSSPTECTTFEKKLRQLLDMTEDEAHFHARQGAYLYRLGVQTLPKTLHCLSMRLTVDYFKSFADMEHSDTQKLENPVLQHYVIFSTNLLASSMTVNSTVINSEESANMVFHVITDAQNFFAFKNWFIRNSYKDATVNVLNFEDFQATHFDNRRVEHLSPSEEFRITYRSNTRKRDTGMRTEYISVFGHSLFLLPELFSNLKRVIVLEDDTIVQRDLSLIWNLDLEGKVIGAVQSCRVRLWHLKPYLVEFPYDASSCIWMSGVSVIDLSKWREHDVTGVHNQVLQKLQHGTEASWRAAVLPAGLLAFQNLVHPIEAQWIQSGLGHDYGVNHGAIKKAGILHYNGNMKPWLELGIPRYRKYWKRYLPRDDPFMIDCNVNP